Part of the Desulfatirhabdium butyrativorans DSM 18734 genome is shown below.
GCGGTGAGGCCCTGGTCATGCCGCCGCGGGCCAAAACATAAATAGCGCCTGAACGGAAAACCCCTGTTTGGAGCAGCCTGCCCTCCGGCTCAGGTTGTACCCGAAACGGGTTTTCCGTTCAGGCACTATGTTGGCGCCGACTGAGGCGCCGCCAATGGCATTGGAGGCTATATGGCAGAAAAAGTCGCGCTTGTCCCGGGCGCCATCAAAGGCATCGGGAGGGCCATCGCATTGGCGCTTCTCGAAAAGGGCTACCGGGTGATCCTCAATTATTTCGATTGGGAAGAGTATCTTCCGGAATTGCAATCCCTCCTGCAGCCACATGAAGGCCGCTATGCCCTTTTCCGTACCGACCTGACAGACACCGATGCCGTGCATCGCTTTGTCAGAGATGCGGCGGCGGTATTCGGAAGAATCGATGTACTGATCAACAACATCGAACGGGGAGGCTGGCCCGTCGTTCATGGCCCCTATATCCGCGATCAATGGGATCTGGAATTGGCCACCACCCTCCGGGCCAAGCGATGGCTCTTCGATGCCTGCCTGCCCTGTCTGAAAGCCGGCGGCGACGGATCGGTGATCGTTATCTCCTCCATCGCAGGCATCACGGGAAGGGCGGGGCCTGCCAGCCTGGTGTTCAACGACGGGTATGCGGCGGCGAACCGGGCAATCTCCTCGCTGACCGAAA
Proteins encoded:
- a CDS encoding SDR family NAD(P)-dependent oxidoreductase, with product MAEKVALVPGAIKGIGRAIALALLEKGYRVILNYFDWEEYLPELQSLLQPHEGRYALFRTDLTDTDAVHRFVRDAAAVFGRIDVLINNIERGGWPVVHGPYIRDQWDLELATTLRAKRWLFDACLPCLKAGGDGSVIVISSIAGITGRAGPASLVFNDGYAAANRAISSLTETWARVAAPQVRVNELMLGFIETRHAEQTRGWGLLSETQRMAILNHTLLNRTGKISDVVETVLFLIESASFMTGSVIRLDGGYVLGGEEVLPMPKGVL